A stretch of Macadamia integrifolia cultivar HAES 741 chromosome 7, SCU_Mint_v3, whole genome shotgun sequence DNA encodes these proteins:
- the LOC122084509 gene encoding transport inhibitor response 1-like protein, whose protein sequence is MREEKSEMSEDEDRTVDLGGATSGDGGGGVPHETSSNKTMSCPLPCPDQVLENVLENVLVFLTCRRDRNSVSLVCKSWYKAEALTRSELFIGNCYSVSPRRTIERFGRVRSLVLKGKPRFADFSLIPNNWGANFFPWVSAMSSAYPWLEKVYLKRMSVTDEDLNLLANSFPGFKELVIVCCEGFGTSGLAAIASKCRQLRVLDLIEDDVMDDEVDWISCFPETGTCLESLIFDCVDWPVSFEALERLVSTSPSLRRLKLNRHVSIGQLHHLMVRAPHLTHLGTGSFSLLEQPAQEDQNANLSQAFAACKSLISLSGFSDVVPDYLLTIHPVCAKLTSLNLSYANINAEQLKSVICRCHKLQTFWVLDSVCDEGLQAVAATCKELRELRVFPTDAREDGESFVSEVGLLAISEGCRKLRSILYFCQQMTNAAVVSMSKNCPELVVFRLCIMGRHRPDHVTREPMDEGFGAIVMNCKKLTRLAVSGLLTDKAFGYIGKYGKLVRTLSVAFAGNSDMAVRYVLEGCPKLQKLEIRDSPFGDSALLSGLHHYYNMRFLWMSSCKLSLQGCKEVARRMPHLVVEVIRDAEDVSDDGVEKLYMYRSLEGFRHDAPEFVSIL, encoded by the exons ATGAGAGAAGAGAAGTCTGAAATGTCTGAAGATGAGGACAGAACGGTGGATCTTGGTGGCGCCACCTCCGGTGACGGCGGTGGCGGCGTACCCCATGAAACATCATCCAACAAGACCATGAGTTGTCCCTTGCCGTGCCCAGATCAAGTCCTCGAGAACGTTCTCGAGAACGTTCTTGTCTTCCTCACATGTCGCCGCGACCGCAACTCTGTCTCCCTTGTTTGCAAGTCCTGGTATAAGGCGGAGGCGCTGACTCGGTCCGAGCTCTTTATCGGCAACTGTTATTCTGTGTCACCTCGCAGGACGATCGAGAGGTTTGGGAGGGTGAGGTCTTTGGTGCTGAAAGGGAAGCCAAGGTTCGCTGATTTTAGTTTGATTCCTAACAATTGGGGTGCCAACTTCTTTCCCTGGGTTTCGGCCATGTCTTCTGCTTATCCCTGGCTGGAAAAGGTTTACTTGAAGCGCATGTCTGTCACCGATGAAGATTTGAACCTTCTAGCCAATTCCTTCCCGGGTTTTAAAGAGCTCGTGATCGTTTGCTGTGAGGGGTTTGGTACCAGCGGCCTTGCTGCCATAGCCAGCAAGTGCAG ACAACTTCGAGTGCTTGATCTGATTGAAGACGATGTTATGGATGATGAAGTGGACTGGATATCCTGTTTCCCGGAGACTGGGACATGTCTTGAGTCTCTCATCTTTGATTGTGTCGACTGGCCTGTAAGCTTTGAAGCATTGGAGCGATTGGTGTCTACGTCTCCTTCTTTGAGGAGGCTTAAGTTGAATCGGCATGTCTCCATTGGGCAACTTCACCACCTAATGGTCCGAGCTCCACATCTGACACATCTTGGAACAGGGTCTTTCAGCCTGTTGGAGCAGCCAGCACAAGAAGATCAAAATGCAAATCTCTCTCAGGCTTTTGCGGCTTGCAAATCCTTAATCAGTCTCTCAGGATTTAGTGATGTTGTGCCGGACTATCTCCTTACAATCCATCCAGTCTGTGCTAAACTCACTTCGCTCAATCTAAGCTATGCCAACATCAATGCTGAGCAACTCAAATCTGTTATCTGTCGTTGCCATAAGCTTCAGACCTTCTGG GTCCTTGACTCTGTGTGCGATGAAGGGCTTCAGGCTGTAGCTGCAACTTGCAAGGAACTCCGTGAGCTTCGGGTCTTCCCCACGGACGCCCGTGAAGATGGTGAAAGCTTTGTCTCTGAAGTGGGCCTTCTTGCAATTTCTGAGGGCTGTAGAAAGCTTCGATCCATCCTATATTTTTGCCAGCAGATGACGAATGCCGCTGTGGTATCTATGTCAAAGAACTGTCCTGAGCTTGTGGTCTTCCGTCTCTGTATAATGGGACGCCACCGACCTGACCATGTGACTAGGGAACCCATGGATGAAGGGTTTGGAGCCATTGTAATGAACTGTAAGAAGCTCACAAGGCTTGCAGTATCTGGATTGCTCACTGACAAGGCATTCGGTTACATAGGCAAATATGGGAAATTGGTGCGCACCCTGTCTGTTGCATTTGCAGGAAACAGTGATATGGCGGTGAGGTATGTGCTTGAGGGCTGCCCTAAATTGCAGAAGCTTGAGATCAGGGACAGCCCATTTGGGGATTCTGCATTGCTTTCTGGTCTGCATCACTATTACAACATGAGGTTCCTATGGATGTCATCATGTAAACTGTCTCTTCAAGGTTGTAAAGAGGTTGCTCGGAGGATGCCTCACCTGGTGGTTGAAGTAATTAGGGATGCGGAGGACGTGAGCGATGATGGCGTAGAAAAGCTATACATGTACCGATCTCTTGAAGGGTTTAGGCATGATGCACCAGAATTTGTGTCAATCTTGTAG